A genomic window from Pyxicephalus adspersus chromosome 2, UCB_Pads_2.0, whole genome shotgun sequence includes:
- the PTN gene encoding pleiotrophin isoform X1, with amino-acid sequence MDVKQCRGFWKDRNLSGQTRVIEDIREGMHHHHGIFMLALLAFLLVLTVLGTDSAKKDKQEKKAKKSDCGEWQWSVCVPTSGDCGIGVREGKRSGKECKQNTKTQKCKIPCNWKKQFGAECKYQFQEWGECDPETGVKTRNGSLKRALHNAECQKTVTLSKPCGKITKPPKSQDSKKKKKEGKKQDKMVD; translated from the exons ATGGATGTCAAGCAGTGCAGAGGATTCTGGAAG gatagAAACTTGAGTGGCCAAACTAGGGTAATAGAAGATATAAGAGAAGG GATGCATCACCACCATGGGATATTCATGCTGGCCCTCCTGGCATTCCTATTGGTGCTCACAGTTCTTGGAACAGACTCTGCAAAGAAAGATAAACAAG AGAAGAAGGCCAAGAAGTCAGATTGTGGTGAATGGCAGTGGAGCGTTTGTGTCCCTACCAGCGGTGACTGTGGTATTGGAGTGCGGGAGGGAAAACGATCAGGAAAAGAATGTAAACAGAACACAAAAACCCAGAAATGTAAAATCCCATGTAACTGGAAGAAGCAATTTGGAG CCGAGTGCAAATACCAGTTCCAGGAGTGGGGGGAGTGCGACCCAGAGACTGGGGTAAAGACAAGGAATGGAAGTCTGAAGAGAGCCCTCCACAACGCAGAGTGCCAGAAAACCGTCACCCTGTCCAAGCCCTGTGGAAAGATCACTAAACCACCAAAATCTCAAG